A window of the Pyrodictium abyssi genome harbors these coding sequences:
- the alaS gene encoding alanine--tRNA ligase, which produces MQVDPKEYRLEFFREKGFTRRKCSVGGEYFWTLNPEQEHCNDAPCVEYYFWSIPKKASNLSVAEARRKFIRFFEKNEHEVIEPRPVVARWREDLYLTIASIVVFQPHVTSGLVPPPANPLVIVQPSIRLEDIDYVGLTLGRHLTSFEMGGHHAFNYPDKHVYWKEETVRLAFEFFTEELGVPPEHVTFKESWWEGGGNAGPSFEVTIGGLELATLVFMQYRIVDGGYEPIPLKVVDTGYGIERIAWFTQKVPTAFHAIYGSLLDEFHRLLGVEPAPRNLLWAAARDAGRLDPEDPASIKSFYERAARDVGLDPREAEEVLRRVAAVYALLDHSKTIALMLADGIVPSNTGEGYLARLVIRRAIRLIRRLGSDISLVELVEKQARFWGSDYYPQMLENMDYILRVTRLEEERYKKSLERGLREVNRLLRRKRSLALDDLIVLYDSHGLPPDMVAEAAAKLGVKVEVPHNFYAIVAQRHGASGGIARHAEHPSLPQDIVEWLRGFPETERLFHKDPYLREFSAKVLGVKGVYLVLDRTAFYPTGGGQLHDTGVVVLCGEEYRVKRVEKVGDVIVHVLDREPDKSCSEAKGRIDWERRYRLMRHHTGVHVVLGAARRVLGNHVWQAGAEKTPEKARLDITHYETPSAEEIQKIEELANRAILERIPVETRIMDRNEAEKLYGFRLYQGGVPLTPKLRVVRIGDWDVEACFGTHVANTAEIGSVKITKVEKLQDGVIRLELVAGSEVARYASTLEKRINSIARIVGGGSADIEKRVEKLVRDYNSARQNLNRLAKHVVKQVIETLRKEPLVIGGLRVYVIREELPLRDLYQEIARQISKEDPESITIALIPIEQGIVVEIGAGSKASSRVNLREVARQLNSRGFRGGGKPTYINMLAPSTSVEEVLESVLSTLRSFLEGGTKK; this is translated from the coding sequence ATGCAGGTTGACCCGAAGGAGTACCGGCTGGAGTTCTTCCGCGAGAAGGGCTTCACTAGGCGCAAGTGTAGTGTTGGTGGGGAGTATTTCTGGACACTTAACCCCGAGCAGGAGCACTGTAATGATGCTCCGTGTGTGGAGTACTACTTTTGGAGCATACCGAAGAAGGCGAGTAACCTTAGCGTGGCTGAGGCCAGGAGGAAGTTCATCAGGTTCTTCGAGAAGAATGAGCACGAGGTAATCGAGCCAAGGCCGGTTGTAGCTCGATGGAGGGAAGACCTCTACTTAACTATAGCTAGCATAGTAGTCTTCCAGCCACATGTGACTAGTGGTCTAGTGCCTCCGCCTGCAAACCCTCTTGTGATAGTTCAGCCTAGTATAAGGCTTGAAGACATAGACTATGTTGGCTTAACCCTTGGCCGTCACCTCACAAGCTTCGAGATGGGTGGTCACCACGCCTTTAACTATCCAGATAAACACGTCTACTGGAAGGAGGAGACGGTAAGACTCGCCTTCGAGTTCTTTACCGAGGAGCTTGGCGTGCCACCGGAGCATGTGACGTTCAAGGAGTCTTGGTGGGAGGGCGGTGGCAACGCTGGCCCGAGCTTCGAGGTAACCATCGGGGGGCTTGAGCTAGCTACTCTCGTGTTTATGCAGTACCGTATAGTAGACGGCGGCTATGAGCCTATACCTCTAAAGGTTGTAGACACAGGCTACGGTATTGAGAGGATTGCCTGGTTTACCCAGAAGGTTCCAACAGCTTTCCACGCCATATACGGTAGCCTACTCGACGAGTTCCACCGTCTCCTAGGGGTGGAGCCTGCACCCCGTAACCTGCTGTGGGCGGCAGCACGTGACGCGGGTAGACTAGACCCGGAGGACCCGGCGAGCATAAAGAGCTTTTACGAACGTGCTGCTCGTGATGTTGGCCTGGATCCACGGGAAGCAGAGGAGGTACTTCGGCGCGTAGCAGCTGTCTACGCGCTCCTGGATCATAGTAAGACCATAGCCCTGATGCTTGCTGACGGTATTGTGCCGAGTAACACGGGTGAAGGCTATCTAGCGCGGCTAGTCATACGCCGGGCTATACGTTTAATCAGGAGGCTTGGTAGCGATATAAGCCTAGTAGAGCTTGTTGAAAAGCAGGCACGGTTCTGGGGTAGTGACTACTACCCACAGATGCTGGAAAACATGGACTACATACTGAGAGTTACTAGGCTAGAAGAGGAGCGCTACAAGAAGAGCCTGGAGAGAGGCCTCCGCGAAGTCAACCGGTTGCTTAGGCGTAAGAGGAGTCTAGCGCTAGACGACCTTATAGTGCTCTACGACTCGCATGGACTGCCGCCGGATATGGTTGCCGAGGCTGCTGCTAAGCTAGGCGTAAAGGTTGAGGTGCCGCACAACTTCTACGCCATAGTAGCTCAGCGCCATGGTGCTAGCGGGGGTATAGCGAGGCATGCTGAGCACCCCAGCTTGCCGCAGGACATCGTAGAGTGGCTCCGTGGCTTCCCCGAGACGGAGAGGCTATTCCACAAGGACCCATATCTCCGGGAGTTTAGCGCGAAGGTCCTCGGCGTAAAAGGCGTCTACCTCGTGCTGGACCGTACAGCCTTCTACCCGACTGGCGGTGGCCAGCTGCACGATACTGGCGTCGTTGTTCTCTGCGGCGAAGAGTACCGGGTAAAACGCGTAGAGAAGGTAGGAGACGTAATAGTCCACGTACTCGACCGTGAGCCCGATAAGAGCTGTTCCGAGGCTAAAGGCAGGATAGACTGGGAGCGGCGCTACCGCCTTATGAGACACCATACTGGTGTGCACGTGGTTCTCGGAGCTGCTAGGAGGGTGCTCGGAAACCACGTGTGGCAGGCTGGCGCCGAGAAGACGCCGGAGAAAGCACGCCTAGACATAACTCATTACGAGACTCCTAGCGCCGAGGAGATCCAGAAGATAGAGGAGCTAGCTAATCGGGCTATACTTGAGCGCATACCAGTGGAAACTAGAATTATGGATAGGAATGAGGCTGAGAAGCTCTATGGTTTCCGGCTCTACCAGGGCGGTGTCCCGCTGACGCCTAAGCTGCGCGTAGTGAGGATAGGAGACTGGGATGTAGAAGCGTGCTTTGGCACACATGTAGCTAATACAGCCGAAATAGGCTCGGTAAAGATAACCAAGGTCGAGAAGCTACAGGACGGTGTTATACGCTTAGAATTAGTAGCAGGAAGCGAAGTAGCCCGCTACGCCTCTACGCTGGAGAAGCGCATCAACAGTATAGCCCGTATCGTTGGCGGTGGCTCGGCGGACATTGAGAAGCGTGTAGAGAAGCTTGTACGCGACTATAACTCGGCTCGCCAGAATCTCAACAGGCTCGCTAAGCACGTAGTTAAGCAAGTAATTGAGACGCTTAGAAAGGAGCCGCTAGTGATAGGGGGTCTACGCGTCTACGTAATTAGGGAAGAGCTTCCGCTCCGCGATCTCTACCAGGAAATAGCCAGACAGATAAGTAAAGAGGATCCAGAAAGTATAACAATAGCTCTGATACCGATCGAACAAGGTATAGTAGTAGAAATAGGTGCTGGGTCAAAAGCGTCTAGTAGAGTGAATCTACGCGAAGTAGCAAGGCAGCTAAATTCCAGAGGCTTCCGTGGAGGAGGTAAACCAACATACATAAACATGCTAGCTCCAAGTACATCCGTCGAAGAGGTACTTGAGTCGGTATTATCTACACTGCGTAGCTTCCTCGAAGGGGGCACAAAGAAGTGA
- a CDS encoding 50S ribosomal protein L10, which produces MSVVQARARRIPEWKIKEVEELAELAKNYRVVAIVDLSKTPTAQLQRIRRKIERKFGDKVVLRVAKNTLFKLALKKAGVDPSPLEPYLTGTNMFIFTNLNPFELALALEKIYATKPAKPGDIAPTEIVLPAGDTGFKPGPIMSVFGKLRVPIRVQGGSIWIAKDTKVAKPGDEISPELASILQKLGIEPIIVKLKVKAAYEDGVVIPADKLILDLEAYRRDVAQAHLTALMVGVEIAYPEPQVLEIAIPMAVRRALAVAAEAGYVTPDNAEYVIGLAVARALAVVAALGDTAKELGIDIQVAAPAAAAAPAEEKKEEEEEETEEKKEEVSEEQLAAGLESLFGF; this is translated from the coding sequence ATGAGTGTCGTACAGGCCCGCGCGCGGCGTATACCGGAGTGGAAGATCAAGGAAGTAGAAGAGCTAGCAGAGCTAGCCAAGAACTACCGGGTAGTAGCAATAGTGGACCTCTCTAAGACGCCAACAGCCCAGCTCCAGCGTATACGCAGGAAAATCGAGCGCAAGTTCGGCGACAAGGTAGTGCTTAGAGTAGCTAAGAACACGCTATTCAAGCTAGCACTCAAGAAGGCTGGTGTAGATCCTTCCCCCCTTGAGCCCTACCTGACCGGTACTAACATGTTCATATTCACAAACCTCAACCCCTTTGAGCTCGCTCTCGCCCTTGAGAAGATATATGCAACCAAGCCCGCTAAGCCAGGCGACATAGCTCCCACAGAGATAGTGCTGCCTGCGGGCGATACCGGCTTCAAGCCTGGCCCGATAATGAGCGTCTTCGGTAAGCTACGTGTACCAATACGCGTACAGGGCGGCAGTATATGGATAGCCAAGGACACGAAGGTAGCTAAGCCGGGCGACGAGATATCGCCTGAACTGGCCTCTATACTCCAGAAGCTAGGCATAGAACCCATAATAGTCAAGCTTAAGGTGAAGGCTGCTTACGAGGACGGTGTTGTAATACCTGCAGACAAGCTGATACTAGACCTTGAGGCTTACCGCCGCGATGTCGCGCAGGCCCATCTAACAGCGCTGATGGTGGGCGTTGAGATAGCCTATCCAGAGCCACAGGTACTTGAGATCGCCATACCGATGGCTGTGAGGCGTGCACTAGCAGTAGCAGCCGAGGCTGGCTATGTGACACCAGATAACGCGGAGTACGTGATCGGCCTGGCTGTGGCAAGGGCTCTAGCAGTAGTGGCAGCTCTCGGAGACACGGCTAAAGAGCTAGGCATAGACATACAGGTAGCAGCCCCCGCGGCCGCTGCAGCGCCAGCGGAGGAGAAGAAGGAGGAAGAAGAAGAGGAGACTGAGGAGAAGAAGGAGGAGGTAAGCGAGGAGCAGCTAGCGGCCGGCCTAGAGAGCCTCTTCGGCTTCTAA
- a CDS encoding 50S ribosomal protein L1, which yields MSFVPRDAVEKAVREAIEASPRRNFRQSVDLIVVMRDVDLKSPQGRIREVVFLPHQPNRKVTICVAADGDMAVKAREVADRVLTKEELQGLVGNRKAAKKIAEFCDWVLVRTDLMPLVGRTLAPALGPRGKVPIPVPPNANIVDFVKRYRSAVMLRMKDQPQVMCSVGTEDMKVEEIVENIYKVLNTLEGKLPNARNNIARVIVKTTMGPPVEVMLR from the coding sequence GTGTCATTTGTGCCCCGTGATGCGGTAGAGAAGGCAGTAAGAGAGGCCATAGAGGCCAGCCCGCGGCGTAACTTTAGGCAGTCAGTAGACCTCATAGTAGTAATGCGCGATGTTGACCTTAAGAGCCCGCAGGGACGTATAAGAGAGGTAGTATTCCTGCCACATCAGCCCAACCGGAAGGTGACTATATGCGTAGCAGCCGACGGCGACATGGCCGTTAAGGCTCGTGAGGTAGCTGACCGCGTCCTGACTAAGGAGGAGCTACAAGGGCTTGTAGGCAACCGTAAGGCTGCAAAGAAGATAGCAGAGTTCTGTGACTGGGTACTGGTACGTACAGACCTAATGCCCCTTGTAGGTAGGACTCTAGCGCCCGCGCTAGGTCCGCGTGGCAAGGTGCCCATACCAGTCCCGCCGAACGCCAATATAGTTGACTTCGTTAAGAGGTACCGCTCTGCGGTAATGCTTAGGATGAAGGACCAGCCGCAAGTGATGTGCAGCGTTGGCACAGAGGATATGAAGGTGGAGGAGATAGTCGAGAACATATACAAGGTGCTCAACACTCTTGAGGGCAAGCTGCCAAACGCCAGGAACAACATAGCCAGGGTAATAGTCAAGACAACAATGGGCCCACCAGTGGAGGTTATGCTGCGCTAG
- a CDS encoding 50S ribosomal protein L11 — translation MGTIRVINVKVKGGEASPAPPLSDSLKKVGLDVNKVVEEINKVTARYKGFEVQVKIIVDEDTKEYEIEVKPPTTTELLLKAVGAKEPSGDPIHQKIGDLPFEKIVEIAIMKKPGLTAKTLKAAVKTILGSARSIGITVDGKDPKQVTREVEEGVYDAVLSKYEEEWEKA, via the coding sequence ATGGGCACGATTAGAGTCATCAACGTCAAGGTTAAGGGGGGCGAGGCTTCTCCTGCCCCGCCTCTAAGCGACTCACTGAAGAAAGTAGGGCTGGACGTAAACAAGGTAGTCGAGGAGATTAACAAGGTTACTGCTAGGTACAAGGGCTTCGAGGTACAGGTTAAGATAATAGTCGACGAGGACACCAAGGAGTACGAGATAGAGGTTAAGCCACCAACGACCACAGAGTTGCTGCTGAAAGCCGTCGGCGCTAAGGAGCCGTCTGGTGACCCGATACACCAGAAGATAGGGGACCTACCGTTCGAAAAGATAGTCGAGATAGCGATAATGAAGAAGCCGGGTCTGACAGCGAAGACACTGAAGGCGGCTGTTAAGACCATTCTAGGCTCTGCTAGGAGTATAGGTATAACAGTTGATGGTAAGGATCCTAAGCAGGTAACGAGAGAGGTGGAGGAAGGCGTCTACGACGCAGTGCTTTCGAAGTACGAAGAGGAGTGGGAGAAGGCTTAG
- a CDS encoding transcription elongation factor Spt5 — translation MEQEDSMEQRSPSIQPRLYAVRTVAGRELDVALIIEQRVKDENIPIFSVIVPSQIRGYVIVETPAAFHAANAIQGIRYAKGVVPGILRYEDVERLLRPEAVVETLKPGDVVEIISGPFRGMKAQVVRVQPGRNEVVLNVLEVEYPLQITVPGDSVRPARERGS, via the coding sequence GTGGAGCAGGAGGATAGTATGGAGCAACGCTCACCCTCTATACAGCCACGTCTATACGCTGTAAGAACTGTTGCTGGTAGAGAGCTAGACGTGGCTCTCATAATCGAGCAGCGGGTTAAAGACGAGAATATACCAATATTCTCTGTAATAGTGCCGTCACAGATACGTGGATATGTAATAGTTGAGACCCCTGCAGCGTTTCATGCAGCTAACGCGATACAGGGAATAAGGTACGCTAAAGGTGTAGTGCCAGGCATACTGCGCTACGAGGACGTGGAGAGACTTCTTAGGCCAGAGGCTGTAGTCGAGACGCTCAAGCCCGGCGATGTTGTGGAGATAATATCGGGGCCTTTCCGTGGGATGAAGGCGCAAGTTGTACGAGTGCAGCCGGGTAGGAATGAGGTAGTTTTAAATGTGCTAGAGGTTGAGTACCCCCTTCAAATCACGGTACCAGGTGACTCGGTGAGGCCCGCTAGGGAGCGAGGGAGCTAG
- a CDS encoding protein translocase SEC61 complex subunit gamma, producing the protein MAAKEKESIIDYVKATLHEWKLVLQRVEKPDKTEYMQAAKVIWLAILLVGSVAYVIHFVAATLLAG; encoded by the coding sequence ATGGCTGCAAAGGAGAAGGAGAGTATCATAGACTATGTGAAAGCGACTCTGCACGAATGGAAGCTTGTGCTCCAGCGCGTAGAGAAGCCTGACAAGACAGAGTACATGCAGGCGGCAAAGGTGATTTGGCTCGCCATACTCCTTGTAGGCTCTGTGGCCTACGTCATACACTTCGTGGCCGCTACACTACTTGCAGGTTGA
- the ftsY gene encoding signal recognition particle-docking protein FtsY: protein MVFGKLKKALKKFVDNVTEVVATKEISEEDLEPILEELVISLAESDVAFEVAEEIAAKLREKLVGSKIPRFSNLRGHVIKALEDSITEVLSRGYRKLDLVAEAAKRSPDNPLRIVFFGVNGVGKTTTIAKFAYMFRSHGVTPVIAAADTYRAGAQEQLRKHAEKLGVPFIGGRYGADPASVVYDAIEYARARGYRVVLIDTAGRLHTDKDLMEELRKITRVAKPDYRALVVDSLTGNDAVDQARFFDEAVGIDFIILTKVDADVKGGTALSVAAATGKPILFIGVGQGYEDLEPFEPRRYAEKILADLKQEAG, encoded by the coding sequence ATGGTATTCGGCAAGCTCAAGAAGGCGCTAAAGAAGTTCGTAGACAATGTAACAGAAGTCGTTGCCACGAAGGAGATAAGTGAGGAAGACCTTGAGCCAATACTTGAGGAACTCGTAATAAGTCTTGCCGAGAGTGATGTGGCGTTCGAAGTTGCCGAGGAGATTGCTGCTAAGCTACGTGAAAAGCTCGTTGGCAGTAAGATACCTAGGTTTAGCAACCTGCGAGGCCACGTGATAAAGGCTCTTGAGGACTCTATAACCGAGGTACTCAGCCGGGGTTATCGCAAGCTAGACCTCGTTGCTGAGGCTGCTAAGCGCTCGCCGGATAATCCGCTTAGGATAGTGTTCTTTGGGGTGAACGGTGTAGGCAAGACTACTACTATAGCCAAGTTTGCCTACATGTTCCGTAGCCACGGTGTTACCCCGGTTATAGCTGCTGCCGACACCTATCGTGCGGGAGCACAGGAGCAGCTCAGAAAGCACGCTGAGAAACTTGGTGTGCCATTTATAGGCGGACGCTATGGCGCTGATCCTGCATCAGTGGTCTACGATGCTATAGAGTATGCGCGTGCCCGCGGCTACCGTGTAGTGCTGATAGATACAGCTGGCCGTCTGCATACAGACAAGGACCTCATGGAGGAGCTGCGTAAGATAACCCGCGTAGCCAAGCCCGACTACCGTGCATTGGTGGTAGATTCACTCACCGGTAACGATGCCGTGGACCAGGCTAGGTTCTTCGACGAAGCTGTGGGCATAGACTTCATAATACTCACGAAGGTTGACGCCGATGTCAAGGGTGGTACAGCCCTAAGCGTGGCCGCAGCGACCGGAAAGCCTATACTGTTTATAGGCGTCGGCCAGGGCTACGAGGACCTAGAGCCCTTCGAGCCTCGCCGCTATGCGGAGAAAATACTAGCAGACCTCAAGCAGGAGGCTGGCTGA
- the pfdA gene encoding prefoldin subunit alpha produces the protein MSKQQTITLEEAIEQLMLLENQIKQLQTAAAELEARLLQLSAVEEAIMGIQGGAEDALVPLDSRGGVLVRASIKPLERVVVHAGLDIFVEVSREKALAFLREERASMSKLLDAYRRELAKLTQYYTALRSAVEQALQTGQQPARQ, from the coding sequence TTGAGTAAACAGCAGACGATAACTCTTGAAGAGGCTATCGAGCAGCTAATGCTTCTCGAGAACCAGATAAAGCAGTTGCAGACAGCTGCAGCTGAGCTAGAGGCTAGGCTTCTTCAGCTCTCGGCGGTGGAAGAGGCAATAATGGGTATACAGGGTGGTGCTGAGGACGCCCTAGTTCCTCTAGACTCTAGGGGCGGTGTTCTCGTCCGTGCATCGATAAAGCCGCTGGAGAGAGTGGTAGTCCACGCAGGCCTCGACATATTCGTTGAGGTGTCCCGCGAGAAGGCGCTTGCGTTTCTGCGTGAAGAGAGGGCCTCCATGTCAAAGCTGCTAGATGCTTATAGGAGGGAGCTAGCTAAGCTTACGCAGTACTATACTGCTCTACGCTCGGCGGTAGAGCAAGCTCTACAGACGGGCCAGCAGCCGGCGAGACAGTAG
- the rpl18a gene encoding 50S ribosomal protein L18Ae, whose amino-acid sequence MGDVKFFLVEGRMLIRPHKMPEWWKFRKYVRALKPEHAVEKVLSELGSNHKIKRYHIKIERVVEVPPEEVPDRSLVALANLTRWIKP is encoded by the coding sequence ATGGGCGACGTGAAGTTCTTCCTCGTAGAGGGTAGGATGCTGATACGCCCTCACAAGATGCCGGAGTGGTGGAAGTTCAGGAAGTACGTGAGAGCGCTAAAGCCGGAGCACGCGGTCGAGAAGGTACTGTCGGAGCTGGGTAGCAACCATAAGATAAAGAGGTATCATATAAAGATTGAGCGCGTGGTCGAGGTGCCGCCGGAGGAGGTGCCTGACCGCAGCCTAGTAGCGTTAGCTAATCTCACTAGGTGGATAAAGCCTTGA
- a CDS encoding translation initiation factor IF-6, which translates to MIEYMNVHGNPNVGVYIFANNRIALVPPTITEKDKKKIADVLDVEVVAVKIADMIINGVMVAGNDKGLLLPRIVKPEEYDSLREYIGDKIRLEILEIRQTALGNLIAANNYGALVSPTIDKSAVEKIKQVLGVEAIYQRHLADIPTVGSMIVVTSRGGVVHPGISEEEIKLLSNIFRVEFATATVNFGLYFVKAGLVANDKGALVGDETTGPELVRIQQALRLRD; encoded by the coding sequence TTGATAGAGTACATGAATGTCCATGGGAACCCCAATGTAGGCGTGTACATATTTGCTAACAACAGAATAGCGCTGGTGCCTCCTACCATAACTGAGAAGGATAAGAAGAAAATAGCTGATGTACTCGACGTTGAGGTGGTAGCTGTAAAGATAGCCGACATGATAATAAATGGCGTCATGGTTGCCGGGAATGATAAGGGGCTTCTTCTACCGAGGATTGTCAAGCCAGAAGAGTATGACAGTCTGAGGGAATACATAGGCGACAAGATACGGCTTGAGATCCTCGAGATACGCCAGACGGCGCTCGGGAACCTAATAGCGGCTAACAATTACGGTGCACTAGTATCGCCGACTATAGACAAGTCGGCAGTAGAGAAGATAAAGCAGGTGCTAGGTGTAGAGGCCATCTATCAGCGACACCTTGCAGACATACCGACGGTAGGCTCGATGATAGTTGTCACTAGCCGTGGCGGTGTTGTACATCCGGGCATAAGCGAGGAGGAGATAAAGCTTCTGAGCAACATATTCCGCGTAGAATTCGCTACAGCGACTGTAAACTTTGGGCTCTACTTTGTGAAAGCAGGGCTAGTGGCTAACGATAAAGGCGCGCTTGTAGGCGATGAGACAACAGGCCCCGAGCTTGTGAGGATTCAGCAAGCCTTAAGACTCAGAGACTGA
- a CDS encoding 50S ribosomal protein L31e, with protein sequence MPKEKKEAVYTIPLARVYWGRRVNRAARAVKLVRKFIARHFGVDVSDVIIHNSVNEYIWSRSIEKPPRRITVKAVKDQETGKVKVLLVRQKKTAAANKQ encoded by the coding sequence GTGCCAAAGGAGAAGAAGGAGGCTGTCTATACGATCCCCCTAGCCCGCGTCTACTGGGGGCGCCGTGTTAACCGTGCAGCCCGCGCAGTGAAGCTAGTAAGGAAGTTCATAGCGAGGCACTTCGGCGTAGACGTATCAGACGTGATAATACACAACAGCGTGAACGAGTACATATGGTCTAGGAGCATAGAGAAGCCACCGCGCCGCATAACAGTAAAGGCTGTCAAGGACCAGGAAACTGGCAAGGTCAAGGTGCTGCTAGTAAGACAGAAGAAGACTGCTGCGGCCAACAAGCAGTAG
- a CDS encoding 50S ribosomal protein L39e has product MAHFKPLGKKLRLAKALKQNRAVPIWVVIKTNRRFRDNPKRRHWRRVKLKV; this is encoded by the coding sequence ATGGCGCATTTTAAGCCGCTCGGCAAGAAGCTAAGACTGGCTAAGGCGCTTAAGCAGAACCGCGCAGTACCCATATGGGTAGTGATAAAGACTAACAGGAGGTTCCGCGACAACCCCAAGCGCAGGCACTGGAGGAGAGTTAAGCTAAAGGTCTAA
- a CDS encoding DNA-binding protein encodes MAEFYDDELEAIKRKKLAELQRRLQMEEELRRRQQEEAARRDALLRAILTPKARERLANVKLVRPELAKIVEDNIIALVQAGQLQPPVDEDIVKRLLEAIYERTRREPRIRIKRK; translated from the coding sequence ATGGCGGAGTTCTACGACGATGAACTTGAGGCTATCAAGCGCAAGAAGCTAGCAGAGCTCCAGCGCCGTCTACAGATGGAGGAGGAGCTGCGGCGCCGCCAGCAGGAGGAAGCGGCGAGGAGAGATGCGCTCCTACGTGCTATACTGACGCCTAAGGCTAGAGAGCGCCTCGCTAACGTGAAGCTGGTGCGGCCAGAGCTAGCTAAGATAGTTGAGGACAACATAATAGCGCTCGTACAGGCGGGCCAGCTGCAGCCACCGGTGGATGAGGATATAGTAAAGAGGCTCCTAGAGGCTATATACGAGAGGACTAGGCGCGAGCCACGTATAAGGATTAAAAGAAAGTAG
- a CDS encoding 30S ribosomal protein S19e, with amino-acid sequence MVTALEVPADLLIERVAQKLKQMPQIRPPAWAYYVKTGVHKERPPEDPEWWYYRAASILRKLYKRGTPVGIERLRTAYGGRVNRGVAPEHFAKGSGSIVRKILQQLERAGLVVKVRGKGRTLSPRGRSLLDNTAYEIMKELAEKNPALKKYLA; translated from the coding sequence ATGGTCACGGCGCTAGAGGTTCCAGCCGACCTGCTCATAGAGCGTGTAGCACAGAAGCTCAAGCAGATGCCGCAGATAAGGCCGCCGGCATGGGCCTACTACGTGAAGACTGGCGTTCACAAGGAGAGGCCGCCAGAGGACCCCGAATGGTGGTACTACCGCGCGGCATCGATACTACGCAAGCTGTACAAGCGCGGCACACCGGTGGGTATAGAGCGTCTACGTACAGCCTACGGTGGCCGTGTGAACCGTGGCGTAGCACCGGAGCACTTCGCTAAGGGCTCCGGCTCAATAGTCAGGAAGATACTACAGCAGCTAGAGCGCGCAGGGCTGGTAGTCAAGGTGCGTGGCAAGGGGCGCACACTGAGCCCCAGGGGGCGCAGCCTGCTAGACAACACGGCATACGAGATTATGAAGGAGCTTGCTGAGAAGAACCCGGCGCTGAAGAAGTACCTAGCCTAG
- a CDS encoding YhbY family RNA-binding protein, whose product MRNLARLKEIVQQGPADVIIGKNGLSEGVLKEIDRRLKEKGVVKVKALRTAVKVTGLDRRELARRVAEKLGARLLDVRGRTFVLYRPQPRRRREEPAGRNKIQPVRERSVAGRRARWSRR is encoded by the coding sequence ATGAGGAACCTCGCGAGGCTGAAGGAGATAGTGCAACAGGGGCCCGCCGACGTGATAATAGGCAAGAACGGGCTCAGCGAAGGAGTGCTCAAGGAGATAGACCGTAGGCTCAAGGAGAAGGGCGTAGTGAAGGTTAAAGCGCTCCGCACAGCCGTCAAGGTGACTGGGCTAGACCGTAGAGAGCTTGCACGCCGGGTAGCAGAGAAGCTGGGTGCACGCCTCCTCGACGTTAGAGGACGCACCTTCGTACTCTATAGGCCCCAGCCCCGGCGTAGACGGGAGGAGCCTGCTGGAAGGAATAAAATACAGCCTGTGAGGGAGCGGAGCGTAGCGGGGAGGAGAGCAAGATGGTCACGGCGCTAG